Proteins from a genomic interval of Raphanus sativus cultivar WK10039 unplaced genomic scaffold, ASM80110v3 Scaffold1882, whole genome shotgun sequence:
- the LOC108820911 gene encoding uncharacterized protein LOC108820911, with translation MKLSGVPDSVKPNGEAAVPSTPVKSVVQTGVSSGDVSSMKPKDVAAVSSGPVKPVVQTGVSSGDVTSMKSKGVAAVSTFIVMVLLGMHFSLMCTLALRQGGSSMLANGYNSCLGQ, from the exons ATGAAGTTATCCGGTGTTCCCGACTCAGTAAAACCGAACGGGGAAGCGGCGGTCCCCTCAACTCCGGTTAAATCCGTGGTCCAAACAGGTGTCTCTTCCGGCGACGTCAGCTCCATGAAACCAAAAGACGTAGCGGCGGTCTCCTCCGGTCCCGTCAAACCAGTCGTCCAGACCGGTGTCTCTTCCGGCGATGTCACCTCGATGAAGTCAAAAGGCGTAGCGGCGGTCTCCACTTTCATC GTTATGGTCCTGCTGGGTATGCACTTTTCATTGATGTGTACGCTGGCCTTGAGGCAAG GTGGAAGCTCAATGTTGGCTAATGGCTACAACTCTTGCTTGGGACAGTGA